Genomic window (Alligator mississippiensis isolate rAllMis1 chromosome 4, rAllMis1, whole genome shotgun sequence):
GGAAAGAGGACAGGAatccccaaggtgggaaggatcaagaccactATCACAAAGAGGAAGCAACAGGCGGAGAGACTCCCTTCTGTGTGGGATGGAAagatccatctgccagcctgaccttttgtcccaggaggtctgctacttgcctgaagcctggatccaagatgtcacggaAGGATTACCGAGACTTGTCAGACCCTTTAACTACTATCCAATGATACTGTCAAGGGTGACCCTGAGCatatcaagagtgactacagggctctgagtGCGAGGGTGAAGGGGACGGGGCACAGGTGGCATTCTCCTCTATCCTTCCGGTCAAGGGGAACggctgaggcaggagcagatgcatcctacagatcaatgcatggctgtgcagatggtgtcaccagtAAGGATTTGgtttcttcaaccatgggatgttgttccaaaaagtgtcacaacccaaagttgtgattttttgtttgtgtgtgcttcggcactgctaaattattttcccgctaaattgcagcttctttgcacggtggagttttctgctgcagaagagaaccccggtgcaacagagaatttcccgccaatttgaagctttcttttcatggtgcatttcttttgcatctaagaaatgcacggtgcaaggagttcccgccatttgtatgagaatttgtGCCatattattggccggttctaacatatgcacacgtggcagctagcgattggcttgctagccgtataaagagcttgggtggtttccgcccaagtcgaagtgagagagagaaagaaaaccttcgccttgcgtgaagatctctaagcgctgcggatccttacagacccaacgcatttcataaaaggcaacagaggcctgaacagcctctagcctctccccgtcgccgatagattcctagacgtatcccttcctgtacgagaaactaccgaacccacggagcttcaacaactccggggaaaagaacgaatttgttgtagtcctctaacgaggatttaagcggagctgtacctggaaactgtccagcctacaccacgaccatctttggtgtaagtaaacaatctttaaatcaaccactacgcgtccgtaactaattctagctcgcccccagtcttctctggccccgcgtgcccgggctgctggctacagcccgcgtgcgcaaagacgggcccggatcgcccccggcccgcacaaaaagAAGgtttgctaggaagagatgggatccacctgatgaaaagaaggaagagcatcttcacagacaggcttgctaacttagtgaagagggctttaaactaggttcaccaggggatggagaacatGTACAAATTCATGCAATGCAGCCAAGgatgttggctgatgtgattgcagagcctctggccattatctttgaaaacttgtggcaactgagagaggtcccagatgattggaaaagagcaaatatagttcccgtatttaagaaagggaaggagaacccagggaaCTCTCTCTGCATCACATTGCTGTCTTTCAAAAACTTAATTTTGCTGGGAAAATTAAAGCTATGTTAAGATGAGAGCACAACAGCAGCCTATAGCACTTCATATTAACTCAAGACCGCTGAGCACTAAATTGCTGTCTTTAAAGCTTTGTAAACTAAAGGTGAGCTGTAGGCCCCTGTATGGAAGTGACTGGCCCTGTAAACTACCatgtagaaaaaagaaaaatcccttcTCCCTGTTGCTGTGGGATTGTTCCCTACAGTATACAATCTACATGGGCTATGGGAAAGAGTAGTTTTGTTCCATCCTTGCAAATTAACTACCAGTGTATGAACAATCAAACTTTTTTAACATTCCAATTCAGAATTAAAAACTATAATTGCTGGGAATGAGCTGCTGGTCTTCTGTCAAGAGGCTAAAATAAGATGAGGTTTTGTGCTTTCTATACTAAGGGCCCCAGGTTTGCTGGGGTAGAAAGACTGTTCTTTGTGGAAGGGTCCAGGCTTCTTCCCTAGGCAGATGAACAACTTCGACAGTACAAGACTTCATGCCTTCCTCATTGTTCAACTACATTGTTGCTCCACCAACAATGTACTTGAAGCTGCACCTAttgtttagattcatagatgttagggtcggaagggacctcaatagatcatcgagtccgaccccctgcataggcaggaaagagtgctgggtccagatgaccccagctagatgcatatccaacctcctcttgaagacccccagggtagggcacagcaccacctcccttgggagcccattccagagtgcAGCTACAGCCATCATATGGGTAAAACTTGGAAGATGTGTTCCTGATCCCCAGCTGGAAATCTGTGTTCAGCTGCTGGTTAGACCCTTATCCTtttactgctctgctgctgacttAGATGCAGTAGATCCATGGTCACCAACCCGTAAagctcagagcctcttggagttgatctgaggctgggggtggggcatgcacatgcatgccccactccaagcccagcaggtcagtccacggggggagggaacaggtggggacccctgcagtgagggacagagtgccacagagacaggagcaggggtaaaGTGAGTGGGACCCTGGCCAGGCGGGCAGTGGGAAGATCGAGCCCGGGCAGCTCATTGTTGGGGAGGTTGCTACCGCCACTGTGCACACTATGgcagaggccccggggggggacatgccccccccccccccccttctgcatCTGTGCgcggtggaggcagctgctgttgcaagctgggctttgcaccccacTGCATcccacccaggagcagcccaaCATCACATGTGcccaccactgggtgggcaggggacaaggttcagcccagcagtgggaccCATGTGGCATAGAgctgctcccaggccagctgcagcagggctcagagctcaaagcccagcctgcaatgGCATCCGCCTCCACCGCGCACAGAtcaggggaggcacgtgccccctgaaATGCAAGGCAGTGTGGGCGGCTGCAATagtggtgatggagggagtggggcattggcagaagcaggggctggggggagtggggcacaaGCAAAGGTCCGGGGGCCACctgctccactccccccagcccctactcttgcctgtgccccacttcctccctcaccactggagccttgatctgccccccccatggccctctcccctccccggccccttcccccactgactAAACTTCAGGGGGGGTGGCACggggtagatcttgggttgctttttaattcaaaaagagATCTCCTTAAAAAGGTTGCAGACCACTGCAATAGATTCTCATGAGGGCATGTCCTTTATGTCAAAAAAAAGcaaactgcccacccctgcccaacaACTTACTGAAAATCGGTGTTGCAGTCTTGCACTGCTTAGCAGTATGGAATGACACttgcactggcaggggcaggtagCTTCTGAAACAAATAATTGTGTGTTGTTAACTAAATTCAACTATTCATTCAGACTGTCTCCAAATATCAATCTGTTTTAATAGTCTCTTACTTTACAAGAAACTCATTGGATAGCATTCAGAAATAGTCCTGGGAACAGAGGCCAGGACATGGGGTTCTTTTCCCCAGTCAGGTTAGTGATCAAGCCACTGGGTCACCGTCACTCTCCCTCTTTCCTGTCCCAAAGAGTCTTGCATTCTTTGGTGCTCTGCTTCCCCAGGAAGAGCAGAGAGTGCCTGAACCCACTGTAGCCTACAGCCTGGTAGTTATAGCATTCCCCTGAGAGATGTGGGTTTCAGCCCCCTCAGGTCAGCATGTAATTGAATGCATGTCTCACACTTCTTGCATGCTTTAGCCACTATGTCAGTGATTCTTAACCCTGgggtgccaccctccccccccccccccccaaaatcctttgaagggtgccactgCAGTATGAGGTGGTATGATAAGCCAattgtgaggagataagcagataagatCTGACTCAGAATTTTCCCTGCCTGGCCATTTCTCTACCCCCACAGCCTATTCCCCCatctctgctgcccagcccctttgcatagaagtaagcactgtaataaattggTTTATGAAATGGGGTCCagttcaattcacaaaagttatggaggggtgccttgattctaaTGAAGTTAAGAACTACTCCACTAAGCCATTATGTAAAATGCGGACAAACCTAACCACCATCTTTGCTAGGTCATTTTAAGAGAAGTGACTGCAGCTGTATTTTGCATGGAAACTGGTCCTTTGTGTTAGGTGTACTCTGGGTatagaggtgtaggttgtagccgtgttggtctgaggacataggcagacaacgttctttgggtgaatctgacatcttttattagaccaactaaatagttgaaaaacaatatttaagcaccttttcgagttcaaaaactcttcgtcaggctaaggaagtttcagcagttggtgtgtgctcttcctggaaccTGAAagctgaaagcttgcttaaatattgttctccaactatttagttggtctaataaaagatatcagatttgcccaaagaaccttgtctgcctctgggTACAGACTTATTCTTACACCTGGTTTCTGGATCCTGACTGGGGTTATGCATGAGCTAGGTCCTGAGTTATTCAGACTTGGGCAGTTCTGgggaccttttaaaaaaaaaagtacctcaGGCCTTACACACTTTCAGGGTTAAGTGGCAGCTGGACAGGGGAGTTGACTCACAATTTGGAGCCTATGTTTTATGTAAGCCATTTATTGGATCTAGCCTGAGGTCTGTATTAAGGCTTTTAATCAATGTTGGTGCAAGTCCATGTGTGGATGTTCTTAATTCTCTCTCTCCATATTTTATCACATCACCCAGCAGTATAACATCTGcattttttcaacaaaaaaatgaatgaacaacAATAGTGAAGACCCTAGTGGGCTTTGTGACATATCAAGCACTTCTGtggtataaaaaaaatcaattttaagggtgctttcttaccttcttgttcctgaGTTGTGTACATTATGTTTGCTGTTGAGGGGGCAAGGGTTGTATGTGAACTGCAGTGTCAAAGTTGCATTCTAATAATAAGACGACCCCTCTGAAGAGAGGCACTGTATTTCCTAATGGGTTCATTTCAGGCTAAAGGGGTCTTTTTCAACTGAAATCAGTAAAATGTTAGTTTAAGTAAAATTAAATCAGGATTCTCTTAATGCAAAAAGAGCTTTGCATCAAGAAGTTAAACCAATGTAGTTCCTCTGGTTCTAGCAAGTCCTTAGTTTACATCTCAGCTGAGTCTCTGTTCGGAGGTGTGGTTTTATGCCCTCCCTCAGGTGACTTTGGCTGCACTCTATCTTACATAGTCATTTGGGACTACAGGAGGGGCTACTTCTGAAATGCTAAGTTACAGATCAAGCCACTTTAAAATGTTAATGAATCTCATGACTCACTAACACAGTGGCTCTctaccttttttgtaccaggatccattgtaaacatcgatggccagtcccaacccagcaaATAGtgtaagtagaaaacagccccctggctctgctggcgTCCCAGACCTCCAACCCGCTCCCCTCCTCCTGTTCCCAACAGCGAGACTCAttactgctcccaccactgctgggacCCCGCAACAGCCGCCAGCAGCACAAAGAATAACAGACTGCCAGGCCGTGGCTCTACTGCACTGCCATGGCCCAGCCATAACTGCCACTCTTCTCAGCCACCCGTGGTGCCCACCTCTCCTCCAAGGTAAAGACATAGCCTGAGGGGACTGGCAGCACTGGCTTGGCCATAGTAGCACAGTAGAGCTAAATCCCCGTACGGGAGCAGGAGATGAGGACAGAGGGTTCCCCCCATCTGTTATTCTTCACAATactggcagtgcagctggtgaAGGGGTCCCAGCAACAGCAACAAGTCttgctgccctgctttgccctccCACGCTGAGTCCTGCCCACGGGGCCACAGAGGCAACTCTTGCCCATTTCATTCCAACCAGGCtacagccccatgcctgctgtggccctgtgggTGCACCAATCTGGTAAGACACGTGCCCCCCATACCTCTCCAacacattgcctgtgccccccacccctgccccatagacttacctgcaggcagctgtaggagctgctctccatgctacctGGCTACCAcctgcatgtgtgcgtgcacatgtacATGCCCCGCAccatcaccctcctcccactccccccagccccaggcagccccttgcaggctaggaTCTCTGccagctgcaaagggaaacctgcagtttcacACATGTTCCTCCTTTGGAGGAGATTCCATAaagtttgtgaccctttcatatattcttgcaacctactTCTGGGTCATGACCCCACGGGTCGAGAAACACTGCACTAGTGAAAGGTAAAGAAGCGCTATCTTATGCATGGGTATGGAGTTGGGTGCGGCACCTACCCTGACCGGGTAGCAGAATCTGGGGGTCCGGACTCCGCCCCATCGGTAACACTATCCTCCCTCCTACTTTAAAAGCAATCCAGCTTCCTTTGTCTAATTGCTCGTTCACCCCATTGTACATATTTTATTCCTCCAGCAAGTTCCTTTAATACAGCTGGAAGAGGTGGACCAGGGGTGAGACCCAAgttctttcccttccccagtgTGGCTGCGACTGGCAGCCCAGCCCGTTCTCAGCTCGAGCATGCTGCTTTGCCACTGCTCCGCTCTGAAGGGGAAAGGCCGGACTCTTCCGAGGTGCCAGGCACCCTCGGGGCCAGCGCCACAGCTCCTCCAGCCGCCTAGAGTCCCCCCCCCACTCAGGGGCCGGCGTCTCCCCCAGTGCCGTCCCCGGGTGCCACTCACGCGGCGGCTGGTCGGTGCTGCTCTCCAGCCTGTTCTCAGGCACCTTCTCAGCGGCTTCTTCCATCTTCTGCACAAAGAAGAGACACGCCGTGGGTTAGCGCCGTCCAGCCCgctcggccccggccccagccccggccccggccccgcgcccacCTGCCTTCTCCGCTCCAGCACCATCTGCCTGCGCCGGGCCTCCCAGTGGTAGGCGGACATGGCAGCCGGTACCCGGCCCCGGCCGGCTCTGCCCGGCGGCCGGCCGCGGCCCCGACAGCGCCTGTCACCGGCCAGCCGAGCCTCACAATGTGGCAGCGGCTGCCGGGCAACCGGGGCCCGGGGGCTGCGGAGCTCCTCCCCCGCGCCCGCCGCCCCACCGGAGAGGCCGGGCCGGCTGTGCTCGGTCTACGAAACCCGACGCCTCTATGCCCTCTGGTTTTCCAATGGACGACATAAAGGCTTCGGGTTTCGTATcgcagagtagcagaaaaccgggcTGTCCTCTGCGATGCCCACCCCGTccggggggcggggagcagcaggctgcagcccggGGGCCCCTGCGATGGGCAATGTGCATCGTGAGGGAGCAGCACAtcaccccagcccagccttgcACTGCAGTGCTCAGCGGTGCATCCCCCTTACGCCGGGCTTCTTGCTCCTGGAGGGGGGCTGCTCCAGGCCCGGCCTGTGCTGGGCGGCGCTCGGAGCTGAGGCTGCCCGGcggaggggatggggggctgtcCGCTCCGTTTTGAAAGGCGGGCGCGAAGGCGCAGCGGGCGGAAGGGCGGGCGAGGCgcctgcagctgcacaggctgggtccttagaccagcacggctgcAACCGACGGCCCTGAAGCCGCGCAGGACGCTTGCGGCGGACCCGCCGGCTCTCCCTGGGCCGGAAGGAGGGCGCTGGCCCGCGAGAGCTCTGCCCGGAACGATCTGGCCAACTCCGTCGTGGGTCTAATAAGCGGCAGCGCATCCACCCCGGCCCCTGCCTGCGGCAGACCGACCCAAGCGCTGAGGCCGGCTCTCCTGCCCGCCTGAGTCACGAGGTCCCCCCGGGGGTGCCCGGGACAACGCGTTTCTGGCACGCCACCCTCCGCCGGACACAGCGGGTCCGGGCGGCTGGAGACGCCACTCGcctcgcccgccgccgccgcctcacAGGCCTCGGCACCCGGgctgccgggggcggggggcgggcggGCTCCGAGCCAGCTGCGCCCAAGGCCGGCGCTGATTGGCTCGCGCCGCGTGGCGTCAGCGGCGCTGGGAAGTTTAGGCCGGCGCCGCCCGCCCGGCGCCCGCAGGAGCGCGAGCTGCGGCTGGAGGTGGCGCGGCCTCATGGCAGGTGGGTGCGGGGCGGGCCGTGTGGGGGGCGCGGGGCGCTGGCGGCGGAGCATCCCCTGGCCCCGGGCCGCCGCCGCCTACTGATCTCGGCCTGTCCCTGCCGCAGTCCGCAGCGCCCCGGTGTGACGCCGCCATGGGCAACCAGCTGGCGGAGATGGCGCCCGCGCCGCCTTTCTTGCCGCCGTTGCAGGCGCTGCACGTGGTGGTGATCGGGCTGGACGCGGCCGGCAAGACGTCGCTGCTCTACCG
Coding sequences:
- the LOC109286356 gene encoding uncharacterized protein LOC109286356 isoform X1; the protein is MRCRLLDPRRSWPDRSGQSSRGPAPSFRPRESRRVRRKRPARLQGRRLQPCWSKDPACAAAGASPALPPAAPSRPPFKTERTAPHPLRRAASAPSAAQHRPGLEQPPSRSKKPGKMEEAAEKVPENRLESSTDQPPQATCPCQCKCHSILLSSARLQHRFSTVQYLQQW
- the LOC109286356 gene encoding uncharacterized protein LOC109286356 isoform X2; amino-acid sequence: MRCRLLDPRRSWPDRSGQSSRGPAPSFRPRESRRVRRKRPARLQGRRLQPCWSKDPACAAAGASPALPPAAPSRPPFKTERTAPHPLRRAASAPSAAQHRPGLEQPPSRSKKPGKMEEAAEKVPENRLESSTDQPPPTCPCQCKCHSILLSSARLQHRFSTVQYLQQW